A genomic stretch from Roseiconus lacunae includes:
- the rpsU gene encoding 30S ribosomal protein S21: MVKLMVRDSETIQEAVRRFRKLVERSGIKKEMRRREHYQKPSEIRRRQKIQAERRNKRARMLGR, from the coding sequence ATGGTCAAGTTGATGGTCCGCGACAGCGAAACAATTCAAGAGGCAGTACGAAGGTTCCGTAAATTGGTCGAACGCAGCGGAATTAAAAAAGAAATGCGTCGACGCGAGCACTATCAAAAGCCAAGCGAAATTCGTCGGCGCCAAAAGATCCAAGCCGAGCGACGCAACAAGCGAGCCCGGATGTTGGGCCGATAG